One genomic window of Xanthobacter dioxanivorans includes the following:
- a CDS encoding tripartite tricarboxylate transporter permease produces the protein MDLLNNLVYGMSVALALDNLGYCLLGATLGTLIGVLPGIGPLATFAILLPISFYLPAVGAIIMLAGVYYGAQYGGSITSILVNIPGEASTVVTCLDGHKMALQGRAGSALAIAALASLFAGCVVTLVVAVAGPTLVKVALLFGPEEYVALLTLGLVSSVLLSGGSIAKSIAMALIGLLLSLVGMDVNTGTERFTFGILELSDGIGFTAVSIGLFGIAEIATSIEETGGAGRRIEKIRRLWPTADDFRRSIAPVLRGTALGTILGILPGGGGTIAAFGAYSLERKVSRRPGMFGRGAIEGVAGPEAANNAAAQANFIPMLSLGIPPNALMALMLGAMITHGITPGPQVMVKQPELFWGLIASMWVGNFILVILNLPLIGIWVSLLRIRYIYMFPGILVLTAIGSFAESNRVFDVYILIAFALLGYAVKKLNFPVAPLLLGLVLGGAFDEQLRRALLLSDGDWMTFVHHPIALGLLILTALLALLIAMPNIRHARDEALAGED, from the coding sequence ATGGATCTCCTGAACAACCTCGTCTACGGCATGAGCGTCGCGCTCGCTCTGGATAACCTCGGCTATTGCCTTCTTGGCGCAACGCTCGGCACGCTGATCGGGGTGCTGCCCGGCATCGGTCCGCTGGCGACCTTTGCGATCCTTCTGCCGATCTCCTTCTATTTGCCGGCGGTCGGCGCAATCATCATGCTGGCCGGCGTCTATTACGGCGCGCAGTATGGTGGATCCATCACATCCATTCTCGTCAATATTCCCGGTGAGGCGTCGACGGTGGTGACCTGCCTCGACGGTCACAAGATGGCGTTGCAGGGGCGCGCCGGGTCGGCTCTGGCGATCGCGGCGCTCGCCTCCCTGTTCGCCGGCTGCGTCGTGACCCTCGTCGTCGCGGTCGCCGGCCCCACCCTGGTGAAGGTGGCCCTGCTGTTCGGGCCGGAGGAATATGTCGCGCTTCTCACCTTGGGCCTCGTGTCCTCGGTGCTGCTGTCCGGCGGCTCCATCGCGAAATCGATCGCGATGGCCCTGATCGGCCTGCTGCTCAGCCTCGTCGGCATGGACGTCAACACCGGAACCGAGCGCTTCACCTTCGGCATTCTCGAACTTTCCGACGGGATTGGATTCACGGCGGTCTCGATCGGACTTTTCGGCATCGCCGAGATCGCCACCAGCATCGAGGAAACCGGCGGCGCGGGACGCAGGATCGAGAAAATTCGTCGCCTATGGCCCACGGCGGACGACTTTCGCCGCTCGATCGCCCCCGTGCTGCGCGGCACCGCGCTCGGCACCATCCTCGGCATTCTGCCGGGCGGCGGCGGAACCATCGCCGCCTTCGGCGCCTACAGCCTCGAACGCAAGGTGTCCCGCCGTCCCGGCATGTTCGGGCGTGGCGCCATTGAAGGCGTTGCTGGCCCGGAGGCGGCGAACAATGCGGCGGCGCAGGCAAACTTCATTCCCATGCTCAGCCTGGGAATCCCGCCCAATGCGCTCATGGCCCTGATGCTGGGCGCGATGATCACGCACGGGATCACACCCGGGCCACAAGTCATGGTCAAGCAGCCGGAGCTCTTCTGGGGGCTCATCGCCAGCATGTGGGTCGGCAATTTTATCCTGGTGATCCTCAACCTTCCCCTGATCGGCATATGGGTTTCACTGCTGCGCATCCGGTATATCTACATGTTTCCCGGCATATTGGTGCTCACCGCCATCGGGTCCTTCGCGGAGAGCAATCGCGTCTTCGATGTTTACATCCTTATAGCTTTTGCCCTGCTTGGATACGCGGTCAAGAAACTGAACTTCCCGGTAGCCCCGCTGCTGCTGGGGCTGGTTCTCGGCGGCGCGTTCGATGAACAGCTGCGCCGGGCGCTGCTCCTGTCGGATGGCGACTGGATGACCTTCGTCCATCATCCCATCGCCCTGGGGCTGCTCATATTGACCGCCCTGCTCGCCCTGCTTATCGCTATGCCGAACATCCGACACGCAAGAGACGAGGCGCTTGCGGGGGAGGATTGA
- a CDS encoding tripartite tricarboxylate transporter TctB family protein — protein MQMNRDVIAGSFVVLVGATALLMVSHLPFDGEGPSSSSFFPRLVAWMILGVGAFIVLDGLRTQVAMPRWRPRPIGALVAGILAFSLLVEPGGLVLAAGACALLGSFATPFPDLRKRVATAVVVTALAVLVFKVFLKLNLSVWPTWIS, from the coding sequence ATGCAAATGAATCGCGATGTCATCGCCGGGTCCTTTGTCGTCCTGGTTGGCGCGACGGCCCTTCTTATGGTCTCGCACCTGCCGTTCGACGGAGAGGGGCCGTCCAGCTCGTCCTTCTTTCCCCGCCTCGTCGCCTGGATGATCCTTGGGGTGGGCGCCTTCATTGTGCTGGACGGGTTGCGAACACAGGTCGCCATGCCCCGTTGGCGGCCTCGCCCCATCGGGGCGTTGGTGGCGGGCATCCTGGCGTTTAGCCTGCTGGTCGAACCCGGCGGCCTCGTCCTTGCCGCGGGCGCCTGCGCCCTGTTGGGCTCGTTTGCGACACCTTTTCCCGACCTGAGGAAGCGAGTGGCGACCGCCGTCGTGGTCACCGCTCTGGCGGTCCTGGTCTTCAAGGTTTTTCTCAAGCTGAACCTCTCTGTGTGGCCGACATGGATCTCCTGA
- a CDS encoding Bug family tripartite tricarboxylate transporter substrate binding protein: MRIVTRTASVAVALVFWAGAAGAQEWTPDKPIQIVVGFAPGGGSDQAARNIAAAAQGDFPVPLVVENKPGAAGVLAAQTVANTKPDGYTLLVAGGSETTSVPAHRAVPYDPAKDFTSIIRLTNNPFFIIVKADSPFKTVQDIVAAAKEKPGKISLANTGIGGLPHSIGGMIEKAAGVRLKEVPFQGGAPIMQALLGGQVDVAMGATEEIQGQVEAGTIRVLAGSGEERSSHYPAVPTLKELGYDVVATNMKGLVGPAGLPPQVVKYLHDKFHAAMERAVWRKFADAVGEPSNYTDAAGFAAAQKSQLDRVRATMKP, encoded by the coding sequence ATGCGTATCGTGACACGGACAGCCTCTGTTGCTGTTGCGCTCGTCTTCTGGGCCGGCGCGGCCGGCGCCCAGGAATGGACGCCGGACAAGCCCATCCAGATCGTCGTCGGCTTCGCCCCGGGAGGGGGAAGCGATCAGGCGGCCCGCAACATCGCGGCCGCCGCGCAGGGCGATTTTCCGGTTCCGCTCGTGGTCGAGAACAAGCCCGGCGCGGCGGGCGTGCTCGCCGCCCAGACGGTCGCCAATACCAAGCCCGACGGCTACACCCTGCTCGTGGCGGGCGGATCGGAAACGACATCCGTGCCCGCCCATCGCGCCGTGCCGTATGACCCGGCGAAGGACTTCACCTCCATCATTCGCCTGACCAACAACCCCTTCTTCATCATCGTGAAGGCCGACTCCCCGTTCAAGACCGTGCAAGACATCGTCGCGGCCGCGAAGGAGAAGCCCGGAAAGATCTCCCTCGCCAATACCGGCATCGGCGGCCTGCCCCATTCCATCGGCGGCATGATCGAGAAGGCGGCGGGCGTCCGCCTGAAGGAGGTGCCGTTCCAGGGCGGCGCGCCGATCATGCAGGCGCTGCTTGGCGGGCAGGTGGACGTGGCGATGGGCGCCACCGAGGAAATCCAGGGCCAGGTGGAGGCGGGAACGATCCGCGTGCTCGCCGGCAGCGGCGAGGAGCGCTCAAGCCATTATCCCGCCGTGCCCACGCTGAAAGAACTGGGCTACGACGTTGTCGCGACCAATATGAAGGGCCTCGTCGGTCCGGCGGGACTGCCGCCGCAGGTCGTCAAGTATTTGCACGACAAGTTTCATGCCGCCATGGAAAGGGCGGTCTGGCGCAAGTTCGCGGATGCCGTGGGCGAACCGTCGAACTACACGGATGCGGCCGGCTTCGCAGCAGCGCAGAAGAGCCAGCTCGATCGCGTCCGCGCCACCATGAAGCCCTGA
- a CDS encoding hydantoinase B/oxoprolinase family protein: MSNIDPVTLEILWTRLVSLVDEAAATLVRTSFSSIVRESNDYAVVLLDRDCQLLAQSSQSIPSFICTLPNTIRRFLDVFPRETLRPGDVMITNDPWLGTGHLPDINVAMPIFRGEELVGFSGTVAHAADIGGRLRSPSTAELFEEGLRIPRSKLISNGSVNETLVAIIRDNVRVPDQVIGDLWAQVAANRMLGQRLLDTLEETRCDLQVVGSEMQARSELAMRSAIEAVPDGVHENEISVDGFVEPVTIRCRVEIIGDRVNVDFAGSSPQLPRAINVVPIYTFAYSAYTLKCVFSPTVPNNDGSFRAIKVSAPLGSILNPRFPAAVSARAMTGHLIPPAIMGALVGIVPDKVCAAPGSPLWCVHLAGANGGKRFASTFFLNGGQGATSQADGLPTLSFPSNLSNTPIEVVETQAPVRILRRALRGGTGGDGRHRGGDGQVFEMLMLGDEPITASFMADRLKTPAPGLLGGGMGAVGRVLLDGAPIDPREIQTIQPGATLTLETPGGGGFGA, encoded by the coding sequence ATGAGCAATATAGATCCCGTTACATTGGAAATACTCTGGACCCGCCTGGTCAGCCTGGTGGATGAGGCAGCGGCAACCCTGGTGAGAACGTCTTTCTCCAGCATCGTCCGCGAGTCCAACGACTATGCGGTTGTCTTGCTCGATCGGGATTGCCAGTTGCTCGCGCAGTCCAGCCAGAGCATTCCGTCCTTCATCTGCACTCTCCCGAACACCATTCGCCGCTTCCTCGATGTCTTCCCCCGCGAAACCTTGCGGCCGGGAGACGTCATGATCACCAACGACCCCTGGCTCGGCACCGGCCACCTGCCCGACATCAACGTCGCCATGCCCATATTCCGTGGCGAGGAGCTCGTCGGCTTTTCCGGCACGGTGGCGCATGCTGCGGACATCGGCGGGCGGCTGCGATCGCCCAGCACCGCCGAGCTGTTCGAGGAAGGCTTGAGGATTCCCCGTTCGAAGCTCATCTCCAACGGGTCGGTGAATGAGACGCTGGTGGCCATCATCAGGGACAACGTCCGCGTGCCCGACCAGGTCATCGGCGACCTCTGGGCCCAGGTCGCGGCGAACAGAATGCTGGGGCAGCGCCTGCTCGACACCCTGGAGGAAACGCGCTGCGACCTGCAGGTCGTCGGCAGCGAGATGCAGGCGCGCTCGGAGCTCGCCATGCGCAGCGCGATCGAAGCTGTGCCCGACGGCGTGCATGAAAACGAAATCAGCGTGGACGGGTTCGTCGAGCCGGTCACGATCCGCTGCCGCGTGGAGATCATCGGCGACCGCGTCAACGTGGATTTCGCCGGCTCCTCGCCCCAGCTTCCGCGCGCGATCAATGTCGTTCCGATCTATACCTTCGCCTATTCGGCCTACACCCTGAAGTGCGTCTTCTCTCCGACCGTGCCGAACAATGACGGCTCGTTCAGGGCGATCAAAGTTTCCGCCCCCCTGGGATCGATCCTCAATCCGCGCTTCCCCGCGGCCGTGAGCGCGCGCGCCATGACGGGCCACCTCATCCCGCCCGCCATCATGGGCGCGCTCGTCGGCATCGTTCCCGACAAGGTTTGCGCCGCGCCCGGTTCGCCGCTCTGGTGCGTCCACCTCGCCGGCGCCAACGGCGGAAAGCGCTTCGCATCGACTTTCTTCCTGAACGGCGGACAGGGAGCGACCTCGCAGGCCGACGGGCTGCCGACGCTCAGCTTCCCGAGCAACCTTTCGAATACGCCCATCGAGGTGGTGGAGACACAGGCTCCGGTTCGAATCCTGCGCCGCGCGCTGCGTGGGGGAACCGGGGGAGACGGCCGCCACCGGGGCGGCGACGGACAGGTTTTCGAAATGCTGATGCTTGGCGATGAGCCGATCACGGCGTCCTTCATGGCCGATCGCCTGAAGACGCCCGCACCCGGCCTGCTGGGCGGCGGGATGGGAGCGGTGGGGCGCGTTCTCCTCGATGGCGCGCCCATCGATCCGCGCGAAATCCAGACGATCCAGCCCGGTGCGACGCTGACGCTTGAAACGCCGGGCGGCGGGGGCTTCGGAGCCTGA
- a CDS encoding hydantoinase/oxoprolinase family protein, producing MGFRIAVDIGGTFTDGVIEIVPEGQIFLAKRLTTHDNPGEALSAVVEDLLAAVGHGDAACAAPKVESVVHGSTLVTNALIERKGASTALVATAGTADILDIRREVRYDLYDLNLEMPPPLVPRELRFEIGERIAADGTVVARPQGEELAQVVSQIRASGVASVAVALLHSCVNAENENEIGRALREALPGVSVSLSSRVACEIREYERTTTTTANAYVQPLVKAYLEELEARLRRSGVDAALRVMLSSGGTTTASVAADIPIAAVESGPAGGVLSAANAGRASGFSDVLAFDMGGTTAKVCTVTGGEPSVVHMFETARVRRFKKGSGLSLLVASIDLIEIGSGGGSIARASELGLLTVGPESAGSYPGPACYGLGGTEPAVTDADLVLGYLNPGYFLGGRMRLDLDAAHRALGTLGERLGLSAEATAKGIFNVVNEAMSGAARVHIAEKAQDPRQFTLVATGGAGPMHAVEIARKLRVPRVLFPIAAGTGSCLGFLAAPMRVERSWSRPARLDGLDWDEIRAAVAAMRGTAGEEISVGLPASETVDWQLLVEMRYLGQGANVTVRFPYREPGADFAADLVAAFHKRYDEIYGGVLPAGIPETVTWRVVGSTRQGVRDFVWPSRAGPQASVAPKARRPIFCTADDAMREVPVYERYALPKRTVLTGPLILEEEESTIVVPVAARVEVLENLSVLVTLEA from the coding sequence ATGGGGTTCCGCATAGCCGTCGATATCGGCGGCACGTTCACGGATGGAGTCATCGAGATTGTCCCGGAAGGACAGATCTTCCTGGCGAAGCGGCTGACGACGCACGACAATCCGGGGGAGGCGCTGTCCGCCGTCGTCGAGGATCTGCTCGCGGCCGTGGGACATGGTGATGCCGCCTGCGCCGCGCCGAAGGTCGAGAGCGTGGTTCACGGCAGCACCCTCGTCACCAATGCGCTGATCGAGCGCAAGGGCGCGTCGACCGCGCTGGTCGCGACCGCCGGCACCGCGGACATTCTCGATATCCGCCGCGAGGTTCGCTACGACCTCTATGACCTCAACCTCGAGATGCCGCCCCCGCTCGTTCCCCGCGAGCTGAGGTTCGAGATCGGCGAGCGCATCGCCGCCGACGGAACCGTGGTGGCGCGGCCGCAGGGCGAAGAACTGGCGCAAGTCGTATCGCAGATCCGGGCGTCCGGCGTGGCGTCGGTCGCGGTCGCGCTGCTGCATTCCTGCGTCAACGCGGAAAACGAGAATGAGATCGGCCGCGCCCTTCGGGAAGCGCTGCCGGGCGTGTCCGTCAGCCTCTCCTCGCGGGTGGCCTGCGAGATCCGCGAATACGAGCGCACGACCACCACCACCGCGAACGCCTACGTGCAGCCCCTCGTCAAAGCCTATCTCGAGGAGCTCGAAGCCCGCCTCAGGCGCTCGGGCGTCGACGCGGCGCTGCGCGTTATGCTCTCGAGTGGTGGAACGACAACCGCATCGGTGGCGGCGGACATTCCGATCGCGGCGGTGGAATCCGGTCCCGCCGGAGGGGTCCTCAGCGCGGCCAATGCGGGCCGCGCCTCGGGCTTCTCCGACGTGCTCGCATTCGACATGGGGGGAACCACGGCCAAGGTCTGCACCGTCACGGGTGGGGAACCCAGCGTGGTGCATATGTTCGAAACCGCCCGGGTGCGCCGCTTCAAGAAGGGCAGCGGCCTTTCGCTGCTGGTGGCGAGCATCGACCTGATCGAGATCGGATCGGGCGGCGGCAGCATTGCGCGTGCGTCCGAACTCGGCCTCCTGACGGTGGGTCCCGAAAGCGCCGGCTCCTACCCCGGGCCCGCCTGCTACGGACTCGGCGGCACCGAGCCGGCCGTCACCGATGCGGACCTCGTCCTTGGCTATCTCAATCCGGGCTATTTCCTCGGCGGGCGGATGCGGCTCGACCTTGATGCGGCACATCGCGCCCTGGGGACCCTCGGAGAACGGCTCGGGCTTAGCGCCGAGGCGACGGCCAAGGGCATCTTCAATGTGGTGAACGAGGCGATGTCGGGCGCCGCGCGGGTCCACATCGCCGAAAAGGCGCAGGATCCGCGGCAGTTCACCCTCGTCGCCACCGGCGGCGCCGGCCCGATGCACGCGGTCGAGATCGCGCGCAAGCTTCGGGTGCCGCGCGTGCTGTTTCCCATCGCGGCGGGCACCGGCTCGTGCCTCGGCTTCCTCGCCGCGCCCATGCGGGTCGAGCGCTCCTGGTCGCGTCCGGCGCGGCTGGATGGCCTCGACTGGGATGAGATCCGGGCCGCGGTCGCGGCCATGCGCGGCACGGCAGGCGAGGAAATCTCGGTCGGCCTTCCGGCGTCCGAGACGGTCGACTGGCAGCTGCTCGTGGAGATGCGGTATCTCGGCCAGGGCGCGAATGTGACGGTGCGGTTTCCTTATCGCGAGCCCGGCGCCGACTTCGCGGCGGACCTCGTCGCGGCCTTCCACAAGAGATACGACGAGATTTACGGCGGCGTCCTTCCGGCCGGCATACCGGAAACGGTCACCTGGCGCGTCGTCGGATCGACCCGGCAGGGCGTGCGCGACTTCGTCTGGCCGTCCCGTGCCGGACCGCAGGCCAGCGTCGCTCCGAAGGCCCGCCGCCCCATCTTCTGCACGGCCGATGACGCCATGCGTGAAGTTCCCGTCTATGAGCGATACGCGCTGCCAAAACGAACAGTCCTGACGGGACCGCTCATTCTCGAAGAAGAGGAATCGACGATCGTCGTCCCCGTGGCGGCGCGTGTGGAAGTGCTGGAGAACCTCAGTGTTCTCGTGACGCTCGAGGCATGA
- a CDS encoding aminopeptidase: MDNLLMLKGARKLVGTCANVQPGEEVVIVTDFAGHRVAEAVAAAALERTDAVNIVVMPPRSIDGEEPTKTVAAAMQAADVLFTPVKQSITHTYATRTAIGNGARGIMLSQFNPNMLVTGGINADFEAIRPLCFKIGELLANCDKVHLTTPAGTDLRLSLKGRPSNPHCGLVRKPGDFTTVPNIECSSSPIEGSSEGVIIVDASIPYYGVGLVKEPIRFDVANGRVTKISGGYQADFLDQLLARQGDPAVYNIAQISFGLNPHCPMEGVMLHDEGVYGTAHIGIGTSVLLGGEVKTLTHFDSLMWKPTLSLDGEIVLRDGKWLLPEADVIHSGRA, from the coding sequence ATGGACAATCTGCTGATGTTGAAGGGCGCCCGGAAGCTGGTGGGAACGTGCGCCAATGTGCAGCCGGGCGAAGAGGTCGTGATCGTGACCGACTTCGCGGGACACCGCGTTGCCGAGGCCGTCGCCGCCGCCGCGCTGGAGCGGACGGATGCGGTGAACATCGTCGTCATGCCGCCGCGCTCCATCGACGGCGAGGAGCCCACGAAGACCGTCGCGGCGGCGATGCAGGCCGCCGACGTGCTCTTTACCCCGGTCAAGCAGTCGATCACCCACACCTATGCGACACGCACCGCCATCGGCAACGGCGCGCGCGGCATCATGTTGTCCCAGTTCAATCCGAACATGCTGGTGACCGGCGGCATCAATGCCGATTTCGAGGCGATCCGGCCGCTCTGCTTCAAGATCGGGGAATTGCTCGCGAACTGCGACAAGGTTCACCTGACGACACCCGCGGGCACCGATCTGCGCCTCAGCCTCAAGGGCCGCCCGTCCAACCCGCACTGCGGCCTGGTCCGCAAGCCCGGCGACTTCACCACCGTGCCCAATATCGAATGCAGCTCCTCGCCCATCGAAGGCTCCTCCGAGGGCGTCATCATCGTCGATGCGAGCATCCCCTATTATGGCGTGGGGCTCGTGAAGGAGCCGATCCGCTTCGACGTGGCCAACGGGCGCGTCACCAAGATCTCGGGCGGCTATCAGGCCGATTTTCTTGACCAGCTGCTGGCGCGGCAGGGCGACCCCGCCGTCTACAACATCGCCCAGATTTCCTTCGGCCTGAACCCCCATTGCCCGATGGAAGGCGTCATGCTGCACGACGAGGGCGTTTACGGCACCGCCCATATCGGCATCGGCACGAGCGTGCTTCTTGGCGGCGAGGTGAAGACCTTGACGCACTTCGATTCCCTGATGTGGAAGCCGACGCTGTCGCTCGATGGTGAAATCGTCCTTCGGGATGGCAAGTGGCTCCTGCCGGAAGCGGACGTCATTCACAGCGGCCGCGCGTAA
- a CDS encoding pyridoxal phosphate-dependent aminotransferase, which yields MPAPHPDRSRTGCRGGPRKPWKNLEHAPIGLHRRLIGSRVLHQRFGGRFTGRMDSSRPDRAPRRESSDMDKMESKFASLATDNAPGQEVRERAAAQPVFSGDPIPGREVDFSHGDVDAFLPAPGTLDAFVAGVHAGGRQAYTEYRGSADIRAGLASRLAAFTGAPVSADTDLILTPGSQGALFLAVASVVGAGEKVAIVEPDYFANRKLVRFLDGEIMPVRLAFLEKADGAGLDLGDLEDAFKRGARAFVFSNPNNPTGAVYSDAEIRAIAALAERYGATVIVDQLYSRLRYSGTTYTHLRAVEVDPDRVITIMGPSKTESLSGYRLGVAFGSPRIIERMEKLQAIVSLRASGYNQSVLRGWLAEPKGWMEKRIALHQAIRNDLLERLWGAGLAARTPDAGSYLFPKLPRLSLAPADFVKALRFQASVIVTPGTEFGPNLNAFIRLNFSQDHAAAAAAVDRMIELVARYEG from the coding sequence TTGCCGGCGCCGCACCCGGACCGGAGCCGGACCGGCTGTCGCGGCGGGCCTCGAAAGCCGTGGAAGAACCTGGAGCACGCGCCGATCGGCCTGCATCGCAGGCTGATCGGGTCGCGCGTTCTCCATCAACGATTTGGAGGGCGCTTCACCGGGCGAATGGATTCAAGTCGCCCGGATCGCGCTCCAAGGCGGGAAAGCTCCGATATGGATAAAATGGAAAGCAAGTTCGCCTCCCTTGCGACGGACAACGCCCCTGGCCAAGAAGTCCGTGAGCGGGCGGCGGCGCAGCCGGTGTTCTCGGGCGATCCGATCCCCGGCCGCGAGGTGGATTTTTCCCACGGCGACGTGGACGCGTTCCTGCCGGCGCCGGGAACGCTGGATGCCTTTGTCGCAGGCGTCCACGCCGGCGGCAGGCAGGCCTATACCGAGTATCGAGGCAGCGCCGACATCCGCGCCGGCCTCGCCTCGCGGCTGGCGGCCTTCACCGGGGCCCCGGTTTCGGCGGACACGGACCTCATCCTGACGCCGGGCAGCCAGGGCGCCCTGTTTCTGGCCGTGGCGTCCGTGGTGGGGGCAGGCGAGAAGGTCGCCATCGTCGAGCCCGATTATTTCGCCAATCGCAAGCTCGTGCGCTTCCTCGACGGCGAGATCATGCCTGTTCGCCTGGCGTTCCTCGAAAAGGCCGATGGCGCCGGGCTGGATCTGGGAGACCTGGAGGATGCCTTTAAAAGGGGCGCAAGGGCCTTCGTGTTTTCCAATCCCAACAACCCCACCGGCGCCGTCTATTCGGACGCCGAGATCCGCGCCATCGCCGCGCTCGCCGAGCGCTACGGGGCGACCGTGATCGTAGACCAGCTCTATTCGCGGCTGCGCTATTCCGGCACCACCTACACACATCTGCGGGCCGTCGAGGTGGACCCCGACAGGGTCATCACGATCATGGGGCCGTCCAAGACGGAGTCGCTCAGCGGATACCGACTCGGGGTGGCTTTCGGGTCGCCGCGGATCATCGAGCGCATGGAGAAGCTGCAGGCGATCGTTTCGCTGCGCGCCTCGGGCTACAATCAGTCCGTGCTCCGCGGCTGGCTTGCCGAACCGAAGGGCTGGATGGAGAAGCGCATCGCGCTGCATCAGGCGATCCGGAACGACCTGCTCGAAAGGTTGTGGGGGGCCGGTCTTGCGGCGAGGACCCCCGACGCGGGAAGCTATCTTTTTCCGAAGCTTCCACGCCTTTCCCTCGCGCCGGCCGATTTCGTGAAAGCGCTGCGCTTCCAGGCTTCGGTGATCGTCACGCCGGGAACCGAATTTGGTCCCAACCTGAATGCCTTCATCCGCTTGAACTTTTCGCAGGATCATGCGGCCGCCGCCGCCGCGGTCGACCGCATGATTGAACTGGTCGCCCGCTATGAGGGGTGA
- a CDS encoding RidA family protein: MFTSGMTPRRDGKLVASGQVSSRHPPDFYRDMVELACANALAAARSVIQDPERIAAVLSLTVFIAAADDFEAHSRIADFASAYLHRELGQAGIGSRAAIGVATLPGNACVEIQLVAVVEK, encoded by the coding sequence GTGTTCACGTCCGGCATGACGCCCCGCCGCGACGGAAAACTCGTTGCGTCGGGACAAGTCTCGTCCCGGCATCCGCCAGACTTCTATCGGGACATGGTCGAGTTGGCCTGTGCAAACGCCCTCGCGGCGGCGCGCAGCGTGATCCAGGACCCGGAGAGAATCGCCGCCGTTCTGAGCCTGACGGTCTTCATCGCGGCCGCCGATGATTTTGAAGCGCATTCCCGGATCGCGGACTTCGCGTCCGCTTACCTTCACCGGGAACTCGGCCAGGCCGGAATCGGCAGTCGGGCCGCCATTGGCGTCGCGACCTTACCGGGGAATGCCTGCGTGGAGATCCAGCTCGTGGCCGTCGTCGAGAAATGA
- the rsmA gene encoding 16S rRNA (adenine(1518)-N(6)/adenine(1519)-N(6))-dimethyltransferase RsmA produces the protein MSALDDLPPLRDVIRRHGLSAQKSLGQNFLLDLNLTGRIARASGPLEEATVVEVGPGPGGLTRALLALGARRVIAIERDSRCLEALAEVSAHYPGRLEVIAGDALKVDVRPLIGDGEARIVANLPYNIATLLLVGWLSSEPWPAWFSSLTLMFQKEVAERIVAAPGSKAYGRLAVLAGWRTTARIAFDVAPSAFVPPPKVTSSVVHLVPRASPLPCALSNLEKVTEAAFGQRRKMLRQSLKSLGVDTAALLATAGVEETARAEEIDVAGFVALANTFAALRTGARPAA, from the coding sequence GTGAGCGCCCTCGACGACCTGCCGCCGCTGCGCGACGTCATCCGCCGCCACGGCCTCTCGGCGCAGAAGTCGCTGGGGCAGAACTTCCTCCTGGATCTCAACCTCACCGGCCGCATCGCCCGCGCCTCCGGGCCGCTGGAGGAGGCGACCGTGGTGGAGGTGGGTCCGGGACCCGGCGGGCTCACCCGCGCGCTGCTGGCCCTGGGCGCCCGCCGCGTCATCGCCATCGAGCGCGATTCCCGCTGCCTCGAAGCGCTGGCGGAAGTGTCCGCCCACTATCCCGGCCGGCTGGAGGTGATCGCCGGCGACGCGCTGAAGGTGGATGTGCGCCCCCTCATCGGCGACGGCGAGGCGCGGATCGTCGCCAACCTGCCCTACAATATCGCGACGCTGCTGCTGGTGGGCTGGCTCTCCAGCGAGCCCTGGCCGGCGTGGTTCTCCTCGCTCACCCTCATGTTCCAGAAGGAGGTGGCGGAGCGCATCGTCGCCGCGCCGGGGTCCAAGGCCTACGGCCGCCTCGCCGTGCTGGCGGGCTGGCGCACCACGGCGCGCATCGCCTTCGACGTCGCCCCCTCCGCCTTCGTGCCGCCGCCGAAGGTCACCTCCTCGGTGGTGCATCTCGTGCCGCGCGCCAGCCCCCTGCCCTGCGCCCTGTCGAACCTGGAGAAGGTGACCGAGGCCGCCTTCGGCCAACGCCGCAAGATGCTGCGCCAGAGCCTGAAGTCGCTGGGCGTGGACACCGCCGCCCTGCTGGCGACCGCCGGGGTGGAGGAGACCGCCCGCGCCGAGGAGATCGACGTGGCCGGCTTCGTCGCGCTGGCGAACACGTTTGCCGCCCTGCGCACCGGCGCCCGCCCCGCCGCCTGA